The Prevotella melaninogenica genome window below encodes:
- a CDS encoding glycosyltransferase, which produces MENKASVSIVLCTYNGEKYVREQIDSLLAQSYPIHEIIIQDDGSTDQTWEILQAYASKHAVIRTFKNEGEHGVNANFLSVLHRTTGDYVAISDQDDIWERDKIETQMRCIGDKLLCSGHSRPFSTDGSFAYFDNRPRNVNIFRMMFLGLPGHTLLCKRALIHLLPPLESPVFKVTLYDAVLSIIAASYDSIVYCNKVLVNFRRHAEATTYNDYSSSLPSWRNALTELTWSLNHYKEIRKKVVPIFQGKLMLMEGLYSNIHDFIEAREAMRMETKQGVFAFLRLQYLLTKNYKKLFHTSGGGPIKLLRAMLYPIMQLYMYH; this is translated from the coding sequence ATGGAAAACAAAGCCTCTGTATCAATAGTCCTCTGTACTTACAATGGTGAGAAATACGTGAGGGAGCAGATAGACTCACTGCTCGCTCAGTCTTATCCTATCCATGAGATTATCATTCAAGATGATGGATCGACGGATCAGACATGGGAGATACTACAAGCGTATGCGTCAAAACATGCTGTTATTCGTACTTTTAAGAATGAAGGCGAACATGGTGTTAATGCGAACTTCCTTTCTGTATTGCATCGTACAACAGGTGATTACGTTGCCATTTCCGACCAAGATGATATCTGGGAGAGGGATAAGATAGAGACACAGATGCGTTGTATAGGAGATAAGTTGCTATGTAGTGGACACTCACGCCCCTTCTCGACGGATGGTTCCTTTGCTTATTTCGACAATAGACCACGTAATGTGAATATCTTTCGAATGATGTTCTTAGGTCTACCGGGCCACACCTTATTATGTAAGCGAGCATTGATTCATCTCCTACCACCCCTCGAGAGTCCTGTTTTTAAGGTCACTCTTTACGATGCAGTGTTGAGTATTATTGCCGCATCCTACGACAGTATCGTGTATTGCAATAAGGTGTTAGTGAACTTCCGACGCCATGCAGAGGCTACTACCTACAATGATTATAGTAGTAGTCTACCCTCATGGAGGAATGCTCTCACTGAGTTAACGTGGAGTCTGAACCATTATAAAGAGATACGTAAGAAGGTTGTTCCCATCTTTCAAGGTAAGCTTATGTTGATGGAGGGCTTATATTCAAATATACACGATTTCATCGAAGCCCGCGAAGCAATGCGAATGGAGACCAAGCAGGGCGTCTTTGCTTTCTTACGTTTACAATATCTACTAACGAAGAACTATAA